A single region of the Leptothrix cholodnii SP-6 genome encodes:
- a CDS encoding Do family serine endopeptidase has translation MKTKNLTVALVAAGVLGAGAATAIGLPDWMKGRPAVNTEATQAAAQTQLALGTVNPAPVPMLAGDGAVPDYRGIVRKFGPAVVGVVVKGERQASAEEQAQGGLPPGIENDPYFRFFRGMPGQPGRGRGAQPNQPFRGQGSGFIISTDGLILTNAHVVRDAKEVTVKLSDRREFVAKVLGVDPATDIAVLRIEAKDLPTVRLGDPRQLEVGDPVLAIGAPYGLEQSATQGIVSAKGRSLPGDAVVPFIQTDAAVNPGNSGGPLFDGGGAVVGINAQIYSQSGGYQGLSFAIPINVALQVKDQIVATGRASHARLGVTVQDVDQALAESFGLPRPDGALISSVAPQSAAAAAGLQPGDVITAVNGEPVLRSGSLSSLIGLSTPGQKVQLKVWRDHAARDIDAKLGSADDGANPTAQAEDDAQRGGQIGLALRPLTPQERRDAQVEQGLLVEQVTGAARSAGIEAGDVLLAINGQPVRSIEQLQSVLMKKPKRVALLVQRDGDKIFVPVSLG, from the coding sequence ATGAAAACCAAGAACCTGACGGTCGCGCTGGTCGCGGCCGGCGTGCTGGGTGCCGGCGCCGCCACAGCGATCGGCCTGCCCGACTGGATGAAGGGCCGCCCGGCCGTCAACACCGAGGCGACCCAGGCCGCGGCCCAGACGCAGCTCGCGCTCGGCACCGTCAATCCGGCCCCCGTGCCGATGCTCGCCGGTGACGGCGCGGTGCCCGACTACCGCGGCATCGTGCGCAAGTTCGGCCCGGCGGTGGTCGGCGTGGTGGTCAAGGGCGAACGCCAGGCCAGCGCCGAGGAACAGGCGCAGGGCGGCCTGCCGCCGGGCATCGAGAACGACCCGTACTTCCGCTTCTTCCGCGGCATGCCGGGCCAGCCCGGGCGCGGCCGCGGCGCGCAGCCGAACCAGCCGTTCCGCGGCCAGGGCTCGGGTTTCATCATCTCGACCGACGGCCTGATCCTGACCAACGCCCACGTGGTGCGCGACGCCAAGGAGGTCACCGTCAAGCTCAGCGACCGGCGCGAGTTCGTGGCCAAGGTGCTGGGGGTCGACCCGGCCACCGACATCGCCGTGCTGCGCATCGAGGCCAAGGATCTGCCGACCGTGCGCCTGGGCGACCCGCGCCAGCTCGAAGTGGGCGACCCGGTGCTCGCCATCGGTGCGCCCTACGGGCTGGAGCAGAGCGCTACGCAGGGCATCGTCAGCGCCAAGGGCCGCTCGCTGCCGGGTGACGCGGTGGTGCCGTTCATCCAGACCGACGCGGCCGTCAACCCCGGCAACTCGGGCGGCCCGCTGTTCGACGGCGGCGGCGCGGTGGTCGGCATCAACGCGCAGATCTACTCGCAAAGCGGCGGCTACCAGGGCCTGAGCTTCGCGATCCCGATCAACGTGGCGCTGCAGGTCAAGGACCAGATCGTCGCCACCGGCCGCGCCAGCCACGCCCGGCTGGGCGTGACGGTGCAGGACGTCGACCAGGCGCTGGCCGAATCCTTCGGTTTGCCCCGGCCGGACGGCGCGCTGATCTCGAGCGTGGCGCCCCAGAGCGCCGCGGCGGCCGCCGGCCTGCAGCCCGGTGACGTGATCACCGCGGTCAACGGCGAGCCGGTGCTGCGCTCGGGTTCGCTGTCGAGCCTGATCGGGCTGTCGACGCCGGGTCAGAAGGTGCAGCTCAAGGTCTGGCGCGACCACGCCGCCCGCGACATCGACGCCAAGCTGGGCAGCGCCGACGACGGCGCCAACCCGACCGCCCAGGCCGAGGACGACGCCCAGCGCGGCGGCCAGATCGGCCTGGCGCTGCGGCCGCTCACGCCGCAGGAGCGCCGCGACGCCCAGGTCGAACAGGGCCTGCTCGTCGAACAGGTGACCGGCGCGGCCAGGAGCGCGGGCATCGAGGCCGGCGACGTGCTGCTGGCGATCAACGGCCAGCCGGTGCGCAGCATCGAGCAGCTGCAGTCGGTGCTGATGAAGAAGCCCAAGCGCGTGGCGCTGCTGGTGCAGCGCGACGGCGACAAGATCTTCGTGCCGGTGAGCCTGGGCTGA
- a CDS encoding ATP-binding protein — translation MTSIRTRLLVGLLLLIALAAGAFAALTYRQVRAESEALFDYQLRQMALSLRDQGEIAPEQAGALAEEDFDFVVQIWSADGRSIYASRLHTDLPARALLGLAEIRAGDQLWRTYSVATRTRVIQVAQPVRVRQRLAADAALRSVTPLLLLAPLLALALGVLATWALRPLQQLAAGLRQRDAASLAPLPADGLPDELAPLARALNELLQRVGGSLDTQRAFVADAAHELRSPLTALKLQLHLLQRAGNDGDRDEAIATLRAGIERAVRLVEQLLALARSEPGAPPVEPSELDLCDIARQALAHNEALARSRGSRVESDLPAQAVTVSGDPAALLALARNLVDNALRYSPEGAQVRISVHMQDGRPVLEVDDSGPGIPAAERERVFQRFVRGAASSSESGSGLGLAIVRQVAQRHGATLTLDDSPLGGLRVTLRFPEPAVAPAST, via the coding sequence TTGACTTCCATCCGCACGCGACTGCTGGTCGGCCTGCTGCTGCTGATCGCGCTGGCCGCAGGTGCGTTTGCCGCGCTGACCTACCGCCAGGTGCGGGCCGAGAGCGAGGCGCTGTTCGACTACCAGCTGCGCCAGATGGCGCTGTCGCTGCGTGACCAGGGCGAGATCGCGCCCGAGCAGGCCGGCGCGCTGGCCGAGGAGGATTTCGATTTCGTGGTGCAGATCTGGAGCGCCGACGGCCGCAGCATCTACGCCTCGCGCCTGCACACCGATCTGCCGGCGCGTGCGCTGCTCGGGCTGGCCGAGATCCGCGCCGGCGACCAGCTCTGGCGCACCTACAGCGTCGCCACCCGCACCCGCGTGATCCAGGTGGCGCAACCGGTGCGCGTGCGCCAGCGGCTGGCGGCCGACGCGGCGCTGCGCAGCGTCACGCCGCTGCTGCTGCTGGCGCCGCTGCTGGCACTGGCGCTCGGCGTGCTGGCCACCTGGGCGCTGCGGCCGCTGCAGCAGTTGGCGGCCGGCTTGCGGCAGCGCGATGCCGCGTCGCTCGCGCCGCTGCCCGCCGACGGCCTGCCCGATGAACTGGCGCCGCTGGCACGCGCGCTCAACGAGCTGCTGCAACGCGTGGGCGGCTCGCTCGACACCCAGCGCGCCTTCGTCGCCGACGCCGCGCACGAGCTGCGCTCGCCGCTGACGGCGCTGAAACTCCAGCTCCACCTGCTGCAGCGCGCCGGCAACGACGGCGACCGCGACGAGGCCATCGCCACTCTGCGCGCCGGCATCGAGCGCGCCGTGCGGCTGGTCGAGCAGCTGCTCGCGCTGGCGCGCAGCGAGCCCGGCGCGCCGCCGGTCGAACCCAGCGAGCTCGACCTGTGCGACATCGCCCGCCAGGCGCTCGCCCACAACGAGGCGCTCGCGCGCTCGCGCGGCAGCCGTGTCGAGAGCGATCTGCCGGCGCAGGCGGTGACGGTGTCCGGCGACCCGGCCGCGCTGCTGGCGCTGGCGCGCAACCTAGTCGACAACGCGTTGCGCTACAGCCCCGAGGGCGCGCAGGTGCGCATCAGCGTGCATATGCAAGACGGCCGGCCGGTGCTCGAAGTCGACGACAGCGGCCCCGGCATCCCGGCCGCCGAGCGCGAGCGGGTGTTCCAGCGCTTCGTGCGCGGCGCCGCCAGCAGCAGCGAATCGGGCAGCGGCCTGGGCCTGGCGATCGTGCGGCAGGTGGCGCAGCGGCATGGCGCGACGCTCACTTTGGACGATTCGCCGCTCGGCGGGCTGCGGGTGACGCTGAGGTTTCCCGAGCCGGCGGTCGCCCCGGCCTCGACCTGA
- a CDS encoding response regulator, with the protein MRLLLVEDDPMIGSSLRAALRLEGMAVDWVRDVAAAQATLASERFDLVLLDLGLPPGRAASNLTEPGTDGLSLLRSLRSREDSTPVIVLTARDGPGDRVRGLDAGADDYLVKPFELDELAARIRAVMRRHSGRAQSVLSHRGVTLDPATRQVTRDGQPVLLSAREIAVLEALMTRPGAMLTRAQLEDRLYGWGEEIESNAVSVYIYQLRRKLGPGFIRTMRGLGYSLADDGGASP; encoded by the coding sequence ATGCGCCTCCTGCTCGTCGAAGACGATCCGATGATCGGCAGCAGCCTGCGCGCCGCGCTGCGCCTCGAAGGCATGGCGGTCGACTGGGTGCGCGACGTCGCCGCCGCGCAGGCCACGCTGGCGAGTGAACGTTTCGACCTGGTGCTGCTCGATCTCGGCCTGCCACCCGGTCGCGCCGCCTCCAACCTGACCGAACCGGGAACCGACGGCCTCAGCCTGCTGCGCAGCCTGCGTTCGCGCGAAGACAGCACGCCGGTGATCGTGCTGACCGCGCGCGACGGCCCGGGCGACCGCGTGCGCGGCCTCGACGCCGGCGCCGACGACTACCTCGTCAAGCCCTTCGAGCTCGATGAACTCGCCGCCCGCATCCGCGCCGTGATGCGCCGCCACAGCGGCCGCGCGCAGAGCGTGCTCAGCCACCGCGGCGTCACGCTCGACCCGGCCACCCGCCAGGTCACGCGCGACGGCCAGCCGGTGCTGCTGTCGGCGCGCGAGATCGCCGTGCTCGAAGCGCTGATGACGCGGCCGGGCGCGATGCTCACCCGCGCCCAGCTCGAAGACCGGCTCTACGGCTGGGGCGAGGAGATCGAGAGCAACGCGGTCTCGGTCTACATCTACCAGCTGCGCCGCAAGCTCGGGCCGGGGTTCATCCGCACGATGCGCGGGCTGGGCTACAGCCTGGCCGACGACGGCGGCGCCAGCCCATGA
- a CDS encoding Lrp/AsnC family transcriptional regulator: MDSVDLQLLALLRADARTSVATLAHKLGVSRGTVSNRITKLEDAGVIVGYTVRLKPDSQPQHISAWMSIAIEGNQTRQVIATLLGEPGIAALHDTNGRWDLLAELRSADLAELAAVLERVRLIKGIGATETSIHLQTYRMG, encoded by the coding sequence ATGGACAGCGTCGATCTCCAACTGCTCGCCCTGCTGCGCGCCGATGCCCGCACCAGCGTCGCCACGCTGGCGCACAAGCTCGGCGTGTCGCGCGGCACGGTCAGCAACCGCATCACCAAGCTCGAAGACGCCGGCGTGATCGTCGGCTACACGGTGCGCCTCAAACCCGACAGCCAGCCGCAGCACATCAGCGCCTGGATGAGCATCGCGATCGAGGGCAACCAGACCCGCCAGGTGATCGCCACCCTGCTCGGCGAACCCGGCATCGCCGCGCTGCACGATACCAACGGCCGCTGGGATCTGCTGGCCGAACTGCGCTCCGCCGACCTGGCCGAACTGGCCGCGGTGCTGGAGCGGGTGCGGCTGATCAAGGGCATCGGCGCCACCGAAACCAGCATCCACCTTCAAACCTACCGGATGGGCTGA
- a CDS encoding ornithine cyclodeaminase: MTTLLTPHDIARIVAAQGIAGALQRLAGYIEADYRRWAQFDKTARVASHSESGVIELMPAADGQLYSFKYVNGHPGNTRLGLSTVMAFGVLADVATGTPQLLSELTLTTALRTAAMSALAARVLARPGSRTMALIGNGAQSEFQALAFHHLLGIDEIRLFDIDRAATAKLMRHLGGVPGLALIACDSTAQAVRGAHIVTTVTADKTCATILTPEMIEPGMHLNAVGGDCPGKTELHADILLGASVFVEYEPQSRIEGEIQHLPADFAVTEFWRVLLRVAPGRRRDDEVTVFDSVGFALEDFAALRWLRDSARELGLGETIDLIPQMADPKDLFGELRLPPAQHRPVRAA, from the coding sequence ATGACCACGCTCCTCACCCCCCACGACATCGCCCGCATCGTTGCCGCCCAGGGCATCGCCGGGGCCTTGCAGCGCCTGGCCGGCTACATCGAGGCCGACTACCGCCGCTGGGCACAGTTCGACAAGACCGCGCGTGTCGCCAGCCACTCCGAATCCGGCGTGATCGAGCTGATGCCCGCCGCCGACGGCCAGCTCTACAGCTTCAAGTACGTCAACGGCCACCCCGGCAACACCCGGCTCGGCCTGTCGACGGTGATGGCTTTCGGCGTGCTGGCCGACGTCGCCACCGGCACGCCGCAGCTGCTGAGCGAACTCACGCTGACCACCGCGCTGCGCACCGCGGCGATGTCGGCGCTGGCCGCGCGTGTGCTGGCGCGGCCGGGCAGCCGTACGATGGCGCTGATCGGCAACGGCGCGCAGAGCGAGTTCCAGGCGCTGGCTTTCCACCACCTGCTGGGCATCGACGAGATCCGCCTGTTCGATATCGACCGCGCCGCCACCGCCAAGCTGATGCGCCACCTCGGCGGCGTGCCGGGCCTGGCGCTGATCGCCTGCGACAGCACCGCGCAGGCGGTGCGCGGCGCGCACATCGTCACCACCGTGACGGCCGACAAGACCTGCGCCACCATCCTGACGCCCGAGATGATCGAGCCCGGCATGCACCTCAACGCGGTCGGCGGCGACTGCCCGGGCAAGACCGAGCTGCACGCCGATATCCTGCTCGGCGCCAGCGTGTTCGTCGAATACGAGCCGCAGAGCCGCATCGAGGGCGAGATCCAGCACCTGCCGGCCGACTTTGCCGTCACCGAGTTCTGGCGCGTGCTGCTGCGTGTGGCGCCGGGCCGCCGGCGTGACGACGAAGTGACGGTGTTCGACTCGGTCGGCTTCGCGCTCGAAGACTTTGCCGCCCTGCGCTGGCTGCGCGACAGCGCCCGCGAGCTGGGCCTGGGCGAAACCATCGACCTGATCCCGCAGATGGCCGATCCGAAGGACCTGTTCGGCGAGCTGCGGCTGCCGCCGGCGCAGCACCGGCCCGTGCGCGCGGCCTGA
- a CDS encoding DUF1513 domain-containing protein: MHRRFFLQSSSLALLASWRPALQAGPPAEPMPRQRLAAAWRGRGADGIERDQVGVLDCDWAAGTVRVVGAIDNPGRAHGLLAGADGGFIAVANRPGRWLLAADRDGRLRQRLDLSQEPSARTLNGHVEADTSTGWLYTPETDPARGEGWISVRDPRSLRRVAQWPSHGVDPHQCLLDGDGGLIVANGGIWRTPQGHKVALERMAPSLVRLDARSGALLGQWRLADARLSIRHLAWTDDDSRRLGVALQAEHDTPQQRAEAPLLALWDGRSLQTPGARAPATAGGYAGDIAAGPGGGLILSGQKAGLGLWWHPGAPQRLQTVAELGDACALASFADAAERGVLIAAARGLARWHPRQAAQALPWPMPMAPDNHWVLLADA; this comes from the coding sequence ATGCATCGTCGCTTCTTCCTGCAATCGAGTTCTCTGGCGCTGCTGGCTTCGTGGCGGCCGGCGTTGCAGGCCGGGCCGCCGGCCGAGCCGATGCCGCGTCAGCGGCTGGCGGCGGCCTGGCGCGGTCGCGGCGCCGACGGCATCGAGCGCGACCAGGTCGGCGTGCTCGATTGCGACTGGGCCGCCGGCACGGTGCGGGTGGTCGGCGCGATCGACAACCCCGGCCGCGCCCACGGCCTGCTGGCCGGCGCCGACGGCGGTTTCATCGCGGTGGCCAACCGGCCCGGACGCTGGCTGCTGGCGGCCGATCGCGACGGTCGGCTGCGCCAGCGCCTGGACCTGTCTCAGGAGCCGTCGGCGCGCACGCTCAACGGCCATGTCGAGGCCGACACCTCGACCGGCTGGCTCTACACCCCCGAAACCGATCCGGCCAGGGGCGAGGGCTGGATCTCGGTACGCGACCCGCGCAGCCTGCGGCGCGTGGCGCAATGGCCCAGCCACGGCGTCGATCCGCACCAGTGCCTGCTCGATGGCGACGGTGGCCTGATCGTCGCCAACGGCGGCATCTGGCGCACGCCGCAAGGCCACAAGGTGGCGCTCGAGCGGATGGCGCCGTCGCTGGTGCGGCTCGATGCACGCAGCGGCGCGCTGCTGGGCCAGTGGCGGCTGGCCGATGCGCGCCTGAGCATCCGCCATCTGGCCTGGACCGACGACGACTCCCGCCGGCTCGGCGTGGCGCTGCAGGCCGAACACGACACGCCGCAGCAGCGCGCAGAGGCGCCGCTGCTGGCGCTGTGGGACGGCCGGTCGCTGCAGACACCCGGCGCCCGCGCGCCGGCCACGGCCGGGGGTTACGCCGGCGACATCGCCGCCGGCCCCGGTGGCGGCCTGATCCTCAGCGGCCAGAAGGCCGGCCTCGGGCTGTGGTGGCATCCGGGCGCGCCGCAGCGCCTGCAGACGGTGGCCGAACTCGGCGATGCCTGTGCGCTCGCCTCTTTTGCCGACGCCGCCGAGCGCGGCGTGCTGATCGCCGCGGCGCGCGGCCTGGCGCGCTGGCATCCGCGCCAGGCCGCCCAGGCCCTGCCCTGGCCGATGCCGATGGCGCCCGACAACCACTGGGTACTGCTGGCCGACGCCTGA